A genomic window from Pecten maximus chromosome 2, xPecMax1.1, whole genome shotgun sequence includes:
- the LOC117341373 gene encoding uncharacterized protein LOC117341373: MYGTGVLIFLLSLSSSLAQNQTTHAQIYAATDKAFRHIDTNNDTFVELRELEHTILHTDANHDGRISEAEYEAGGSKHAFRGVVFQEMDYDGDGYVDHSTLMGQYTVMDTNADNTVSRREFDNYYTALVESAIQHYGHLLG, translated from the exons ATGTATGGAACTGGTGTGCTGATCTTCCTTCTCTCACTGAGTTCATCTCTCGC ACAAAATCAGACAACACACGCACAAATATACGCCGCGACTGATAAGGCTTTCAGACACATAGATACAAATAATGATACTTTTGTGGAATTACGTGAATTGGAGCACACAATTCTGCACACTGATGCTAACC ACGATGGTCGAATAAGCGAAGCAGAGTATGAGGCAGGTGGTTCAAAGCATGCTTTCCGCGGAGTAGTTTTCCAGGAAATGGACTACGATGGGGATGGTTACGTAGATCATAGCACTCTGATGGGGCAATACACGGTGATGGATACTAACG cTGACAACACTGTAAGCCGACGAGAGTTCGATAATTACTATACAGCG TTAGTGGAGAGCGCGATACAACACTATGGGCATTTACTAGGATAA
- the LOC117321724 gene encoding uncharacterized protein LOC117321724, protein MYGFGVIVFLLTLGSSLAQNYTHAQLLAGADKGFQFIDINNDTFVELTELEGAWDLVDYNHDHQVSESEYEAGGSNHDFRGIIFQEMDYDGDGYVDHSAIMGQYVVMDTNADNIVSRREFDIYYTALVERAIKNYGYLLG, encoded by the exons ATGTATGGATTTGGCGTAATTGTTTTTCTGCTAACACTTGGCTCATCCCTAGC ACAGAATTATACACACGCGCAATTGCTTGCAGGGGCGGATAAGGGTTTTCAATTCATAGACATTAATAATGATACCTTTGTGGAATTAACCGAACTGGAAGGAGCATGGGACCTTGTTGATTATAACC ACGATCACCAAGTAAGTGAATCAGAGTACGAGGCAGGTGGTTCCAACCATGACTTCCGTGGGATAATCTTCCAGGAGATGGACTATGATGGGGACGGATACGTGGATCACAGTGCCATAATGGGGCAATACGTGGTGATGGATACCAACG CCGACAACATCGTTAGCCGGAGGGAATTTGACATATACTATACGGCG TTAGTGGAGAGAGCGATCAAGAATTACGGATATTTACTTGGATAG